One stretch of Solenopsis invicta isolate M01_SB chromosome 16, UNIL_Sinv_3.0, whole genome shotgun sequence DNA includes these proteins:
- the LOC105202865 gene encoding uncharacterized protein LOC105202865, producing MRSYKRKTERGIIPHDLYAKAAEDVIKNNFSLRQAAEKHSVKLMTLQRYVKKLKLFNEQSGQRSGCKPKTGYLTRKIFNDDEEEALVSYLKMSANIYFGLTTKDLRTLAYSYANINCIKMPKSWEINKEAGTNWITSFLKRNKSLSIRSPEATSIGRATGFNRPIVNLFFDQLMELFDRYNFTAKDIYNVDETGVTTVQKPPKVIAKKGLKQVGAITSSERGTLVTVCVAVNAIGNAIPPMFIFPRKNFKDHFIRDGPPGCIGSAYPSGWMTGPDFFIYIKHFHQHTRSTIENPVLLLLDNHNSHISLNVIDFCKNNGIIMLSFPPHCSHKLQPLDRTVYGPFKKFINNAMGSWLRMHPGKCLTIYDIPGIVRETFPKAVTPSNIISGFKVAGIWPLNRDIFTDEDYLPSYVTDRPEPSSSSQPSCNIETSSTQYIEQEDSLNCSQDEYGLDINEQAKDLTFQPSTSKQTEIEKTIISPADIRPLPKCGPRQVQKRGRKKRQPAILTDTPVKLALLEEEQVRIAKANKSRKTAAKIKLKL from the coding sequence atgagGTCATACAAAAGAAAGACCGAACGAGGAATTATTCCTCACGATTTGTACGCCAAAGCAGCTGAAGatgtaatcaaaaataatttttcacttcGTCAAGCTGCCGAAAAACATTCTGTGAAATTGATGACACTTCAAAGATACGTCAAGAAATTGAAGCTTTTCAATGAGCAATCAGGACAACGATCAGGATGCAAACCGAAAACCGGATACCTTactcgaaaaatttttaatgatgatGAAGAAGAGGCGTTAGTTAGTTATTTAAAGATGTcagctaatatttatttcggCCTTACTACCAAAGATTTAAGAACATTAGCATACAGTTATGCAAATATTAACTGCATAAAGATGCCTAAATCATGGGAGATTAACAAAGAAGCTGGAACAAATTGGATAACGTCTTTTTTGAAACGAAATAAAAGTCTTTCTATTAGGTCACCTGAAGCGACAAGTATCGGACGAGCTACAGGATTTAATAGACCTATTGTTAACTTATTTTTTGACCAATTAATGGAGCTTTTTGACCGATACAATTTTACAGCTAAAGATATCTATAATGTTGATGAAACAGGAGTCACTACAGTCCAAAAGCCACCTAAAGTGATTGCTAAAAAAGGATTAAAACAAGTTGGGGCCATAACTTCTTCAGAGCGAGGAACTTTAGTGACGGTTTGTGTTGCAGTTAATGCCATTGGAAATGCTATTCCCCCAATGTttatttttccaagaaaaaatttcaaagatcaTTTTATAAGAGATGGGCCTCCTGGCTGTATTGGTAGTGCATATCCATCAGGTTGGATGACCGGACctgacttttttatttatatcaagcATTTTCATCAACATACTCGATCTACAATTGAAAATCCCGTACTGTTGCTACTAGACAACCATAATTCTCATATATCTTTAAACGTTATAGATTTCTGTAAGAACAACGGCATAATCATGTTATCATTTCCTCCTCATTGTTCGCATAAACTTCAACCCCTTGACAGAACAGTTTATGGCCCTTTTAAGaagtttattaataatgcaATGGGTAGTTGGCTTCGTATGCATCCTGGGAAATGTTTAACAATTTATGATATTCCTGGTATAGTAAGAGAAACATTTCCTAAGGCGGTAACACCTTCGAATATTATTTCTGGATTTAAAGTTGCTGGCATTTGGCCCTTAAATAGGGATATATTCACAGATGAAGACTATTTACCATCGTATGTTACTGACAGACCAGAACCATCATCATCCTCCCAACCTTCATGCAATATAGAGACTTCGAGTACGCAATACATTGAACAGGAGGATTCATTAAATTGTTCGCAAGATGAATATGGCTTAGATATAAATGAACAAGCTAAAGATTTAACATTTCAACCAAGCACAAGTAAGCAAACAGAAATTGAAAAAACCATTATCAGTCCTGCTGATATCAGACCTCTTCCAAAATGTGGACCGCGACAAGTTCAAAAGcgcgggagaaaaaaaagacaacCGGCGATTCTGACAGACACTCCTGTTAAATTAGCTTTATTAGAGGAAGAGCAAGTTCGTATTGCAAAAGCAAATAAAAGTCGTAAGACAGCagcaaaaataaagttaaaattataa